A genomic segment from Polyangium mundeleinium encodes:
- a CDS encoding tellurite resistance TerB family protein yields MGLLAWLGLKRGDTYPNVDALLAELRRALPDDESVVLRYIAAVVVLLGKVAGVDGRLTEGEEQTLRGLLAHIEGLSPEAIEAVTRALKGKLPELREEELALCVRELKTLCDGRERVEVIRLLAKVAVADGRLSPAERAELHHVAADLGVPESELAAVEEEVD; encoded by the coding sequence GTGGGACTTCTAGCCTGGCTCGGCCTCAAGCGAGGGGACACGTATCCGAACGTGGATGCGCTCCTCGCAGAGCTGCGCCGCGCCCTGCCTGACGACGAGAGCGTCGTCCTTCGTTACATCGCTGCGGTGGTCGTCCTGCTCGGCAAGGTCGCGGGCGTGGACGGCCGCCTCACCGAGGGGGAAGAACAAACGCTCCGCGGCCTGCTCGCGCACATCGAGGGCTTGTCCCCCGAGGCGATCGAGGCCGTCACGCGCGCCCTCAAGGGCAAGCTGCCGGAGCTCCGCGAAGAGGAGCTCGCGCTCTGCGTGCGCGAACTCAAGACCCTCTGCGACGGCCGCGAGCGCGTCGAGGTGATCCGGTTGCTCGCCAAGGTCGCGGTGGCGGATGGAAGGCTCTCGCCTGCCGAGCGCGCGGAGCTGCACCACGTCGCCGCAGACCTCGGCGTGCCCGAGAGTGAGCTCGCCGCCGTCGAGGAAGAGGTCGACTAA
- a CDS encoding DUF1549 domain-containing protein — MKRTRMLTLLAALAAGACSSSGPSSLEPPSGGNSTGEPDNTTSGNPTTSGDPEAPPIPDKTVLDDRVTSYTEALRTASLKLVRNLPTLQQIKNVETATDQRAAYEAEIDALLADQRFTSRMIKWWRDTMRQGGGAQDNKPSRDTAPVFATRVMIEEKPYTDLFTANTNTCPTYDGATNTFNDGDCNNNVPAHAGVLTNPGVMMQFYGNMAFRRVRWVQEVFVCTKFPAEYAAEPRQINGADYTGPWAFESVGTAPINFQDTSSVVCANCHVTMNHIAPLFANFNMNGQWMNDSQVETPTVPDPQKTVISHWLRNGETTSWRFGEPVADLPALGQAMAADTDVHDCAVARMYNFAMSKEDIVSDLATVPPQVLKPYVDEFLANGMNLKKTLRTILLSEDFTKF; from the coding sequence ATGAAGCGGACCAGAATGCTCACCTTGCTCGCCGCGCTCGCGGCGGGCGCGTGCTCGAGCTCGGGGCCTAGTAGCCTCGAGCCGCCGTCGGGAGGCAATTCAACCGGCGAACCCGACAACACCACCAGCGGCAACCCGACGACGAGCGGCGACCCCGAGGCGCCCCCGATCCCGGACAAGACCGTGCTCGACGATCGGGTCACGAGCTACACGGAGGCCCTGCGCACGGCGTCGCTCAAGCTCGTGCGAAACCTCCCGACGCTCCAGCAGATCAAGAACGTCGAGACCGCGACGGACCAGCGCGCCGCGTACGAGGCCGAGATCGACGCGCTGCTCGCCGATCAGCGTTTCACGTCGCGCATGATCAAATGGTGGCGCGATACGATGCGCCAGGGCGGCGGCGCGCAGGACAACAAGCCGAGCCGCGACACCGCGCCGGTGTTCGCGACGCGCGTGATGATCGAGGAGAAGCCGTACACCGACCTCTTCACGGCCAACACGAACACCTGCCCGACGTACGACGGCGCGACGAACACGTTCAACGACGGCGATTGCAACAATAACGTCCCCGCGCACGCCGGCGTGCTCACGAATCCCGGCGTCATGATGCAGTTCTACGGCAACATGGCGTTCCGGCGCGTGCGCTGGGTGCAGGAGGTCTTCGTCTGCACGAAGTTCCCGGCCGAATACGCGGCGGAGCCGAGGCAGATCAACGGCGCCGATTACACCGGCCCCTGGGCCTTCGAATCGGTGGGGACGGCCCCGATCAATTTCCAGGACACGTCGTCGGTCGTCTGCGCGAATTGCCACGTGACGATGAACCACATCGCACCGCTCTTCGCGAACTTCAACATGAACGGGCAATGGATGAACGACAGCCAGGTCGAGACGCCGACCGTGCCCGATCCGCAGAAGACGGTCATCTCCCATTGGCTCCGCAATGGTGAGACCACGTCCTGGCGCTTCGGCGAGCCCGTCGCGGACCTGCCCGCGCTCGGCCAGGCCATGGCCGCGGACACGGACGTCCACGATTGCGCCGTCGCGCGCATGTACAACTTCGCGATGTCGAAGGAAGACATCGTCTCGGACCTCGCGACGGTACCGCCCCAGGTCCTCAAACCCTATGTCGATGAGTTCCTCGCGAATGGCATGAACCTGAAGAAGACGCTGCGCACGATCCTGCTCAGCGAGGACTTCACCAAGTTCTAG
- a CDS encoding uroporphyrinogen-III synthase produces MAHVSPGPASFGGRRVVSFESRRAPEMASLVERHGGEPVRAPALREVGLDKPEGAVVFAEALAAGTIDVVVLMTGVGTRGLAEAVAPVLDRSAFAAALARATVVARGPKPAVALRELGVPGFVTVAAPNSHREVLSALDTRGPLVGKRVAVQEYGVPNAALHEGLAARGAEVLPVSVYRYALPEDTAPLRSALRRLATGEIPIALFTSRAQVEHALLVAAEEGIDVPVREALGRGLLGSIGPVCSEALRQEGLCPDVEPEHSKMGHLVKEAANRADEILARKGRP; encoded by the coding sequence ATGGCCCACGTGTCTCCCGGTCCTGCCTCCTTCGGCGGCCGTCGGGTCGTCTCCTTCGAGAGCCGACGCGCGCCCGAGATGGCCTCGCTCGTCGAGCGTCACGGCGGTGAGCCCGTCCGCGCGCCTGCGCTCCGGGAGGTCGGTCTCGACAAGCCCGAGGGCGCCGTCGTGTTCGCCGAGGCCCTCGCCGCGGGCACGATCGACGTCGTCGTCCTGATGACCGGCGTCGGCACGCGCGGCCTCGCCGAGGCCGTTGCACCCGTGCTCGATCGCTCCGCGTTCGCCGCGGCGCTTGCCCGTGCGACCGTCGTCGCGCGTGGACCGAAGCCTGCCGTCGCGCTTCGTGAGCTCGGCGTCCCCGGTTTCGTCACGGTCGCCGCGCCGAACAGCCATCGGGAGGTCCTTTCCGCGCTCGACACACGAGGCCCGCTCGTGGGGAAGCGCGTCGCGGTCCAGGAGTACGGCGTTCCGAACGCCGCGCTCCACGAGGGCCTCGCCGCGCGTGGCGCCGAGGTCCTGCCCGTCTCCGTCTATCGTTACGCCTTGCCCGAGGACACGGCGCCGCTCCGCAGCGCACTTCGGAGGCTCGCGACCGGCGAAATCCCGATCGCCCTCTTCACGAGCCGCGCGCAGGTCGAGCATGCGCTGCTCGTCGCGGCCGAGGAGGGGATCGACGTCCCTGTTCGGGAAGCGCTCGGGCGCGGCCTTCTTGGATCGATCGGCCCTGTCTGCTCGGAGGCGCTCCGGCAGGAGGGACTTTGCCCCGACGTCGAGCCGGAGCATTCCAAGATGGGCCACCTCGTCAAGGAGGCGGCGAATCGCGCCGACGAGATCCTCGCGCGAAAGGGCCGCCCGTAA
- a CDS encoding RCC1 domain-containing protein, with translation MTQHRLPFAALIVLAAAGCGQSSPKPAREPGKAGEPTVAPAAAPRLRALVAGEKHFCALRGDGRVLCWGHNEDFQAGNVDDQAIATPRLVEGITGATRIAAGGRATCAIVGDGSLTCWGEGRWKTPRVVPLPGKARDVALGGDTIVVEVEAGPGNSTLFGGTLRRIDQLVPFRDGHRPRAIKSIFVCGQTLPAPGTPVCRSSIETIPAPAGATAIDDDGCFLGPKGRACPVEEKIGLDDFSDAPPAWRRHFEARPPLFAVAHYLGSEVGCGGFPDGRIECHGIGDRGQLGDGRFGEPSKPAPVAGLADVAQVRLSADVDKDHPIACARTRGGAVSCWVVGETAPIALPIQDALDITVNLVRVVALRRDGSVVEIPLDLHEGNRLVAGAPTPLQGPLAKRRYASLVDSAVPGAITPEGQLIQTRCPIRGDACVSAYDVKSIRARAAGWDMNRYYACLLDDKGAVQCRVNDTDVGILGDGRVAAKGAFDAKTKRFVMAEGTAALPDPAVQVAAAVAHVCARLQTGELRCWGEDLYGALGNGGPRLPQGAAENEPARVSATPVAPVGLGKVLDVVASRSATCAVDEGNSVWCWGQTSVIPASSTGQTPVRLDLPKATSVAMSHAAVCIITQNGEVVCQRGRAPSGPKERKSSFRLPE, from the coding sequence ATGACGCAACACCGCCTTCCTTTTGCTGCGCTGATCGTCCTGGCCGCGGCGGGCTGCGGACAATCGAGCCCGAAGCCTGCGCGCGAGCCGGGAAAGGCCGGGGAGCCCACCGTCGCCCCTGCGGCGGCCCCGCGCCTGCGTGCGCTCGTGGCCGGGGAAAAGCATTTCTGCGCGCTGCGCGGCGACGGCCGGGTCCTCTGCTGGGGCCATAACGAGGATTTTCAGGCGGGCAACGTCGACGATCAGGCGATTGCCACGCCGCGGCTGGTCGAGGGGATCACGGGCGCGACCCGGATTGCCGCGGGCGGCCGAGCGACGTGCGCCATCGTCGGCGATGGGTCTCTCACCTGCTGGGGCGAAGGGCGCTGGAAGACGCCGCGTGTGGTGCCACTGCCTGGCAAAGCGCGCGATGTGGCGCTCGGAGGCGACACGATCGTCGTCGAGGTCGAGGCGGGCCCGGGAAACAGCACGCTGTTTGGCGGCACGCTGCGCCGAATCGACCAGCTCGTCCCGTTTCGCGATGGCCATCGGCCCCGCGCCATCAAAAGCATTTTCGTTTGTGGACAAACCCTCCCGGCCCCGGGGACGCCAGTTTGTCGGAGCAGCATCGAGACGATCCCCGCGCCCGCAGGCGCGACCGCGATCGACGACGACGGCTGCTTCCTCGGCCCGAAAGGGCGCGCGTGCCCCGTCGAGGAAAAGATCGGCCTCGACGATTTCAGCGATGCGCCCCCGGCGTGGCGACGGCATTTCGAGGCCCGGCCGCCGCTCTTCGCCGTGGCGCACTATTTGGGCAGTGAGGTAGGCTGTGGAGGTTTTCCCGACGGCCGGATCGAATGTCATGGAATCGGCGATCGAGGGCAGCTCGGCGATGGTCGCTTCGGCGAGCCCAGCAAGCCCGCGCCCGTCGCCGGCCTCGCCGACGTGGCGCAGGTCCGGCTGAGCGCCGACGTGGACAAGGACCATCCCATTGCCTGCGCGCGGACCCGCGGCGGCGCGGTCTCTTGCTGGGTCGTCGGAGAAACGGCGCCCATTGCGTTGCCGATCCAGGATGCCCTCGACATCACCGTAAACCTCGTGCGCGTGGTTGCGCTCCGGCGCGACGGGAGCGTCGTCGAGATCCCGCTCGACCTCCACGAGGGAAACAGGCTCGTCGCGGGCGCGCCGACGCCTCTCCAGGGCCCGCTGGCGAAACGTCGTTATGCGTCTCTCGTCGATTCCGCGGTCCCAGGCGCGATCACGCCGGAGGGCCAGCTCATCCAGACCCGCTGCCCGATTCGAGGCGATGCGTGCGTGTCCGCGTACGACGTGAAGTCGATCCGAGCGCGCGCGGCCGGATGGGACATGAACCGCTATTACGCGTGCCTCCTCGACGATAAGGGCGCCGTGCAATGCCGGGTGAATGACACCGACGTGGGGATCCTCGGCGACGGCCGGGTGGCGGCAAAGGGCGCGTTCGACGCGAAGACGAAGCGGTTCGTGATGGCCGAGGGCACGGCGGCGCTCCCGGATCCCGCAGTCCAGGTCGCCGCGGCGGTGGCGCACGTCTGCGCGCGCTTGCAGACGGGTGAATTGCGCTGCTGGGGGGAGGATCTGTATGGCGCCCTCGGCAATGGCGGCCCGCGCCTGCCCCAGGGCGCGGCCGAAAACGAGCCCGCGCGCGTGAGCGCGACGCCCGTGGCGCCGGTCGGCCTCGGGAAGGTCCTCGACGTCGTCGCGAGCAGGAGCGCGACCTGCGCGGTGGACGAAGGAAATTCCGTGTGGTGCTGGGGGCAAACGAGCGTGATCCCCGCGTCTTCGACCGGTCAGACGCCCGTGCGCCTCGACCTGCCGAAGGCCACGAGCGTGGCCATGTCCCACGCGGCGGTTTGTATCATCACGCAGAATGGCGAGGTCGTCTGCCAGCGCGGGCGTGCGCCGAGCGGCCCGAAAGAGCGGAAATCGTCGTTTCGCCTTCCGGAATGA